From Halorubrum salinarum, the proteins below share one genomic window:
- a CDS encoding NTP transferase domain-containing protein produces MCGGRGTRLGKGEKPLAAVAGRSMVDRALDALAASRVETAYAAVSPHTPRTRERLVARRDGGSDDPDAGSVDLRVLDTPGDGYVADLRAALEAGPDAPTLTLAVDLPLLDGPAVDAVLDAHAAADADALSVRVPAARKRELGASADAATRYDEADGGGEASDEANGGEASGEAADDRVPAGINVVGALGDAGDEAVRATRDARLAVNVNRPGDRRLAERLLTGDGPDSLPTGGIDWLDATAARGGGGRS; encoded by the coding sequence ATGTGCGGCGGCCGGGGCACCCGGCTCGGCAAGGGCGAGAAGCCGCTCGCGGCGGTCGCCGGGCGGTCGATGGTCGACCGCGCGCTCGACGCGCTCGCCGCGAGCCGGGTCGAGACGGCGTACGCCGCCGTCTCCCCGCACACGCCGCGGACGCGCGAGCGACTGGTTGCGCGGCGGGACGGCGGTTCCGACGACCCGGACGCGGGTTCGGTCGACCTCCGGGTGCTCGACACGCCGGGCGACGGGTACGTCGCGGACCTCCGGGCGGCCCTCGAAGCCGGGCCGGACGCGCCGACGCTCACCCTCGCGGTCGACCTGCCGCTGCTCGACGGCCCGGCGGTCGACGCGGTCCTCGACGCGCACGCCGCCGCCGACGCCGACGCGCTCTCGGTCCGCGTGCCCGCGGCGCGCAAGCGGGAACTCGGCGCGAGCGCCGACGCCGCGACGCGGTACGACGAGGCGGACGGCGGTGGCGAGGCGAGCGACGAGGCGAACGGCGGCGAGGCGAGCGGGGAAGCCGCCGACGACCGCGTGCCCGCCGGGATCAACGTCGTCGGAGCGCTGGGCGACGCGGGCGACGAGGCCGTCCGGGCGACCCGCGACGCGCGTCTCGCCGTCAACGTCAACCGCCCTGGAGACCGCCGGCTCGCGGAGCGGCTGCTCACCGGCGACGGACCCGACTCGCTCCCGACCGGCGGGATCGACTGGCTCGACGCGACGGCGGCGCGCGGGGGAGGTGGGCGGTCGTGA
- a CDS encoding aminotransferase class I/II-fold pyridoxal phosphate-dependent enzyme, whose translation MNRERAAALGREPHGSSDDPDLLDFSANANPEVPDGVERVYRAAFERARTYPPEPPAAFRRAAADYVGCDPEDVVPAPGGLAAIRAAVALAVDEGDTALLPAPSFGEYAREVRLRGGEPSFVDADRVLDADPSGHALAVVCTPNNPTGTGYDRDALLAFAELCRAAGTVLLVDEAFLGFTERASLAGTDGVLVARALTKLFGLPGIRAGFAVATGDLGAALRGARRTWNLGAPALATGEYCLRQDEFVGETRERVRRERERLRAALGERYAVAPSEAPFLLVDVGDRDVDGVIERARDRGVAVRDARSFRGLDSHVRVAVRRPAENDRLLAALGVGDGSRGDGGVDGDV comes from the coding sequence GTGAACCGCGAGCGCGCCGCGGCGCTCGGCCGCGAGCCGCACGGGAGCAGCGACGACCCCGACCTGCTGGACTTCAGCGCGAACGCGAACCCCGAGGTCCCCGACGGCGTCGAGCGCGTCTACCGGGCGGCGTTCGAGCGGGCGCGGACGTACCCGCCCGAGCCGCCGGCGGCGTTCCGGCGGGCGGCCGCCGACTACGTGGGCTGCGACCCCGAGGACGTGGTCCCGGCCCCGGGCGGGCTGGCGGCGATCCGGGCCGCGGTCGCGCTCGCGGTCGACGAGGGCGACACCGCCCTGCTCCCGGCGCCGAGCTTCGGCGAGTACGCCCGCGAGGTCCGGCTCCGGGGCGGCGAGCCGTCGTTCGTCGACGCCGACCGCGTCCTCGACGCCGACCCGAGCGGCCACGCGCTGGCGGTCGTCTGTACCCCGAACAACCCCACTGGCACCGGCTACGACCGCGACGCGCTGCTCGCGTTCGCGGAGCTCTGTCGGGCGGCGGGAACCGTCCTGCTCGTCGACGAGGCGTTCCTCGGGTTCACCGAGCGCGCGTCGCTCGCGGGGACCGACGGCGTCCTCGTCGCGCGGGCGCTCACGAAACTGTTCGGGCTCCCCGGGATCCGGGCCGGCTTCGCGGTCGCGACGGGCGACCTCGGCGCGGCGCTGCGGGGCGCCCGCCGGACGTGGAACCTGGGCGCGCCGGCGCTCGCGACCGGCGAGTACTGCCTCCGACAGGACGAGTTCGTCGGCGAGACCCGCGAGCGCGTCCGGCGCGAGCGCGAGCGGCTGCGGGCCGCGCTCGGCGAGCGCTACGCGGTTGCCCCCTCGGAGGCGCCGTTCCTGCTCGTCGACGTCGGCGACCGCGACGTGGACGGCGTGATCGAGCGCGCCCGCGACCGGGGGGTCGCCGTCCGCGACGCGCGGTCCTTCCGCGGCCTCGACTCGCACGTCCGGGTCGCGGTGCGCCGCCCGGCCGAGAACGACCGGCTCCTCGCGGCGCTCGGCGTCGGCGACGGGAGCCGCGGTGACGGAGGTGTGGACGGCGATGTTTGA
- a CDS encoding adenosylcobinamide amidohydrolase, translated as MFEATVSEGVLRLRRPGTRWLSTGWDGGRSRAAAAYNVTVPEGFDRTDLAAYRDERLARAGFAGEADDPAGEGADAAADAPPTLFTGVSMEHARAARLGPAVAYATVGLSNPAMLPTAPADAAESREVTEAAEGPPGPGTVNLVVGTTRRLAPGAAANLVAVAAEAKAATLLATAGVPGTTSDAVVVADDSGGEPTEFSGSATAVGGAARACVRDAVRASLRSRYPDGDVPGPAADAEHGVVTDERAEVFDP; from the coding sequence ATGTTTGAGGCGACCGTCAGCGAGGGCGTCCTCCGGCTCCGCCGACCGGGGACGCGCTGGCTCTCGACCGGGTGGGACGGCGGCCGGTCGCGGGCGGCGGCCGCGTACAACGTCACCGTCCCGGAGGGGTTCGACCGGACGGACCTCGCAGCCTACCGCGACGAGCGGCTGGCGCGGGCCGGATTCGCCGGTGAGGCCGACGACCCCGCCGGCGAGGGGGCGGACGCCGCCGCCGACGCGCCGCCGACGCTGTTTACCGGCGTCTCGATGGAGCACGCCCGGGCCGCTCGGCTCGGGCCCGCCGTCGCGTACGCGACCGTCGGTCTGTCGAACCCCGCGATGCTGCCGACGGCGCCCGCGGACGCGGCCGAGTCGCGAGAGGTGACGGAGGCCGCGGAGGGCCCGCCCGGCCCCGGGACGGTCAACCTGGTCGTCGGGACGACGCGGCGGCTGGCGCCCGGGGCCGCGGCGAACCTCGTCGCGGTCGCGGCCGAGGCGAAGGCGGCGACGCTGCTCGCGACCGCGGGGGTGCCCGGGACGACGAGCGACGCGGTCGTCGTCGCCGACGACTCCGGCGGGGAGCCGACCGAGTTCTCCGGGAGCGCCACGGCGGTCGGCGGCGCGGCCCGCGCCTGCGTCCGGGACGCGGTCCGCGCGAGCCTGCGGTCGCGGTACCCGGACGGCGACGTGCCCGGTCCGGCGGCCGACGCCGAACACGGCGTCGTCACCGACGAACGGGCGGAGGTCTTCGACCCATGA
- a CDS encoding cob(I)yrinic acid a,c-diamide adenosyltransferase, producing MTPNDDTTDEASTDENGESSENDATPTADRSRTPGGGEAPEPEPIEPAAPEEFGLVQAWWGDGKGKTTAAMGMGFRAAGHGYRVHMLQLMKGGADSVEGVRGEYNAIAAVPGFSYENAGHYGWHGLLDGSADDEHEAKAAAAFERAEELVAGAADAALTEPLPLDGDPEDGVHMLIVDELLYAADRGLVAPDDVVALAESKPDDLELVLTGSHAEPEYLDGVADLITNVRKVAHPFDDGQRARRGTEY from the coding sequence ATGACACCGAACGACGACACCACCGACGAGGCATCGACCGACGAGAACGGCGAGAGCAGCGAGAACGACGCGACACCGACCGCCGACCGGAGCCGCACCCCGGGCGGCGGCGAGGCCCCCGAGCCCGAGCCGATCGAGCCCGCCGCCCCCGAGGAGTTCGGGCTCGTTCAGGCCTGGTGGGGCGACGGCAAGGGGAAGACGACGGCGGCGATGGGGATGGGGTTCCGCGCCGCGGGGCACGGCTACCGCGTCCACATGCTCCAGCTGATGAAGGGCGGCGCCGACAGCGTCGAGGGCGTCCGCGGCGAGTACAACGCCATCGCCGCCGTCCCCGGGTTCAGCTACGAGAACGCCGGTCACTACGGCTGGCACGGCCTGCTCGACGGATCGGCCGACGACGAGCACGAGGCGAAGGCGGCGGCCGCCTTCGAGCGCGCGGAGGAACTCGTCGCGGGCGCGGCCGACGCGGCCCTGACCGAGCCGCTCCCGCTCGACGGCGACCCCGAGGACGGCGTCCACATGCTGATCGTCGACGAGCTGCTGTACGCGGCCGACCGCGGGCTCGTCGCCCCCGACGACGTCGTCGCCCTCGCCGAGTCGAAGCCCGACGACCTCGAACTCGTCCTCACCGGGAGCCACGCCGAGCCGGAGTACCTCGACGGCGTCGCCGACCTGATAACGAACGTCCGCAAGGTCGCGCACCCGTTCGACGACGGCCAGCGCGCCCGGCGCGGGACGGAGTACTGA
- a CDS encoding cobyric acid synthase, whose amino-acid sequence MAAPDADTVLIAGTASHVGKSTLAAGLCRLLARRGVSVAPYKAQNMSNNARVALTPDGEWGEVGVSQHVQARAAEVPATTDMNPVLLKPRGGGESQVVIDGEAVANAPAREYYDDRWEEARAAAVAAHERLAAAHDVIVAEGAGSVAEINLRDRDLPNVECARFADADILIAVDIERGGAFASLYGTLELLPDDLRERVRGAVITKFRGDPSLLDPGIEGIEARTGVPVIGVVPHDDPGLPAEDSLSLPDAGEDGPSEGDRGRGVLGADDGVPDAAAVRIGVPRLPRISNFTDLEPLAREPGVRVAYLPLDAALDGVDAVVLPGSKNTVDDLLALRDAGFDAALRAFDGPVVGVCGGYQILGERLVDAAVEGLGDREAVPGVGLLPVETEFSTEKRVERVTCAVDGVGPIAGAAGRATGYEIHAGRTRLLGDAAGEGAETAVATGPLGAGSVATDRVLGTYLHGLFETAAVRDAFVERVFAHADRERPRAEAADRSPYERAADLVADHVDLRAAGLDGLFGPTE is encoded by the coding sequence ATGGCCGCTCCCGACGCCGACACCGTCCTGATCGCGGGGACCGCGAGCCACGTCGGCAAGAGCACGCTGGCGGCCGGGCTCTGTCGCCTGCTCGCGCGGCGGGGCGTCTCGGTCGCCCCGTACAAGGCCCAGAACATGAGCAACAACGCCCGGGTCGCGCTGACCCCGGACGGCGAGTGGGGCGAGGTCGGCGTCTCCCAGCACGTCCAGGCGCGGGCGGCCGAAGTCCCGGCGACGACGGACATGAACCCCGTGCTGCTCAAGCCCCGCGGCGGCGGCGAGAGCCAGGTCGTGATCGACGGCGAGGCGGTCGCGAACGCCCCGGCGAGGGAGTACTACGACGACCGCTGGGAGGAGGCGCGCGCGGCCGCGGTCGCGGCCCACGAGCGCCTCGCGGCCGCCCACGACGTGATCGTCGCCGAGGGCGCGGGGAGCGTCGCCGAGATCAACCTCCGCGACCGCGACCTCCCGAACGTCGAGTGCGCCCGGTTCGCGGACGCCGACATCCTGATCGCGGTCGACATCGAGCGGGGCGGGGCGTTCGCGAGCCTCTACGGGACCCTCGAACTGCTCCCCGACGACCTCCGCGAGCGCGTCCGCGGCGCCGTGATCACGAAGTTCCGCGGCGACCCGAGCCTCCTCGACCCCGGCATCGAGGGGATAGAGGCGCGGACGGGCGTGCCGGTGATCGGCGTCGTCCCGCACGACGACCCCGGGCTCCCGGCCGAGGACAGCCTCTCGCTGCCGGACGCGGGGGAGGACGGACCGAGCGAGGGCGACCGCGGCAGGGGCGTCCTCGGGGCCGACGACGGCGTCCCCGACGCGGCGGCCGTCCGGATCGGGGTCCCGCGGCTCCCGCGCATCTCCAACTTCACCGACCTGGAGCCGCTGGCGCGCGAGCCGGGGGTCCGCGTCGCCTACCTCCCGCTCGACGCCGCGCTCGACGGGGTCGACGCGGTCGTCCTCCCCGGGTCGAAGAACACGGTCGACGACCTGCTGGCGCTCCGCGACGCCGGCTTCGACGCGGCGCTGCGCGCGTTCGACGGCCCCGTGGTCGGCGTCTGCGGCGGGTACCAGATCCTCGGCGAGCGGCTCGTCGACGCGGCCGTCGAGGGCCTCGGCGACCGCGAGGCGGTGCCGGGGGTCGGACTCCTCCCCGTCGAGACCGAGTTCTCGACGGAGAAGCGCGTCGAGCGCGTCACGTGCGCCGTCGACGGCGTCGGCCCCATCGCGGGCGCCGCGGGGCGCGCGACCGGGTACGAGATCCACGCCGGGCGGACCCGGCTCCTCGGCGACGCGGCCGGCGAGGGGGCGGAGACCGCTGTCGCGACCGGGCCGCTCGGCGCGGGGAGCGTCGCGACCGACCGCGTCCTCGGGACGTACCTCCACGGGCTCTTCGAGACGGCGGCCGTGCGCGACGCCTTCGTTGAGCGGGTCTTCGCGCACGCGGACCGGGAGCGCCCGCGGGCCGAGGCGGCCGACCGCTCGCCGTACGAGCGCGCTGCCGACCTCGTCGCGGACCACGTGGACCTGCGCGCGGCCGGACTCGACGGCCTCTTCGGGCCGACGGAGTGA
- the trxA gene encoding thioredoxin, which translates to MSDAADADEPAGDDAKTERERIRERKRRELEARLGDGEAVDGSAEPDAGGESTATPSEPIHVNGMDELRRAVDEHDVVLVDCYADWCGPCQMMEPAIEALAAETDAAVAKVDVDANQAVAQQLGARSIPTLVLYADGEAVDRFVGAQDRATLESAIAEHAA; encoded by the coding sequence ATGAGCGACGCAGCCGACGCGGACGAACCGGCGGGCGACGACGCGAAGACCGAGCGCGAGCGCATCCGCGAACGGAAGCGGCGGGAGCTCGAGGCGCGCCTCGGCGACGGCGAGGCGGTCGACGGGAGCGCCGAACCCGACGCCGGCGGCGAGTCGACGGCGACCCCGAGCGAGCCGATCCACGTGAACGGAATGGACGAGCTCCGGCGCGCGGTCGACGAGCACGACGTGGTCTTGGTGGACTGTTACGCCGACTGGTGCGGGCCGTGCCAGATGATGGAGCCGGCGATCGAGGCGCTCGCCGCCGAGACCGACGCGGCGGTCGCGAAGGTGGACGTGGACGCGAACCAGGCGGTCGCCCAGCAGCTGGGCGCGCGCAGCATCCCGACGCTCGTCCTGTACGCCGACGGCGAGGCGGTCGACCGCTTCGTCGGCGCGCAGGACCGCGCGACGCTTGAGTCCGCGATCGCCGAACACGCCGCCTGA
- a CDS encoding helix-turn-helix domain-containing protein — protein MGTGGKPADGGAGATPDGVRAGVAIHGTGNCPVVAASTAHEGPITGVTWTHAGDTHTEEFRARDPDAVDGAEGVPEPASVVDLGDERVYRYERPRDGACACRIIEELDCPIADARAEDGVLLLTLHLPDLERLRDIVSALDGTAERVEVRYLVEGAARGDGASDRTLVDRGRLTDRQCEVLRTAYRMGYFERPRDANASEVAGALDISPSTFAEHLATAQRKLLEETLAGN, from the coding sequence ATGGGAACCGGAGGGAAGCCGGCCGACGGCGGCGCGGGCGCGACGCCCGACGGCGTCCGCGCGGGCGTCGCGATCCACGGGACGGGGAACTGCCCGGTCGTCGCCGCCTCGACCGCCCACGAGGGCCCGATCACGGGCGTCACCTGGACGCACGCGGGCGACACGCACACCGAGGAGTTCCGCGCCCGCGACCCGGACGCGGTCGACGGCGCGGAGGGCGTCCCGGAGCCCGCCTCCGTCGTCGACCTCGGCGACGAGCGCGTGTACCGGTACGAGCGCCCCCGCGACGGGGCGTGCGCCTGCCGGATCATCGAGGAGCTCGACTGTCCGATCGCGGACGCCCGCGCCGAGGACGGCGTCCTCCTCCTGACGCTCCACCTCCCCGACCTCGAACGCCTGCGCGACATCGTTTCCGCCCTCGACGGGACGGCGGAGCGCGTCGAGGTCCGCTACCTCGTCGAGGGCGCGGCGCGCGGCGACGGGGCGTCGGACCGGACGCTCGTCGACCGCGGCCGCCTCACCGACCGCCAGTGCGAGGTGCTGCGGACCGCCTACCGCATGGGCTACTTCGAGCGCCCGCGCGACGCCAACGCGAGCGAGGTCGCCGGCGCGCTCGACATCTCTCCGTCGACGTTCGCCGAGCACCTCGCGACGGCGCAGCGGAAGCTGTTGGAGGAGACGCTCGCCGGGAACTGA